CGCCCAGCCGAAGGCGAAGTGCCGCCCGCTCAAACGCTAAGCGGGAACACGGGATAACGGAGGCGTAATGTCTGATCTGATTAAAGTCGGAGTGATGGGCGCGGCGGGCCGGATGGGCCGCGAGATCGCGCGCGCGCTTGCCGCGGATCCGGAACTGGAACCCGCGGCGGCATTCGACGTCGCATTTGTCGGCGAGGACTGGGGCGCTCTAGCCGGAATCGGTGCGCTCGGTGTGACCGTTTGCGGCGATATTGACACTTTCCTTATCGCGGGTCCGGCGATGGTCGTGGACGTCTCCACCGGCCCCGCGGCCGCGCAAAACGCGCCGAAAGTTTTGGAACGCGGAATCCCGCTCGTCATCGGAGCAACCGGACTGCCGAACGCGTCCCTTGACGCCATCGGAAATACCGCGGAAAAAGCGGGCGTCTGCTGCCTACTCGTCCCCAATTTCAGCATCGGCGCGAATCTGATGATCGCGCTGTCGCGCCGCGCCGCGCCGTTTTTTTCGGCGGCGGAAGTGCAGGAGCGCCACCATCCTGCCAAGAAAGACGCGCCGAGCGGCACGGCGCTTTTCACAGTCAGCGAAATCGCGGCCGCGAATCCGCAGATTGCAAGCGCGGAGAGCGAACACGAAATCGTCGCGGGCGCGCGCGGCGCGAAGCTCGACGAAGTGCGCATACACAGCGTCAGGCTGCCCGGCATCCTGGCCGAGCAGACCGTCACATTCGGCGGGCCTGGCGAAGTTCTCGAAATCACTCATCGCGCGATTTCGCGCGAGTGCTATATGCCCGGCGTAATTTGGGCGCTGAAGCACGTGCGCACCGCGCCGGCGGGCTTGCTCATCGGCCTGGATCAAGTGCTGGGAATCGCTCGCGAATAACGCGCGAAACGCGCGCCGCGCGGGTATTCTTATGCGTCGCGCGGGCGGCGGCATGAATTAGGGAAACTGAATGAAACTAGCCATCGTAGGCGCAACCGGATACGTCGGAAAGGAAATGCTCTCGCTCTTGGACGAGGGCTATTTCCCGCAAATTGTCGCGCTTGCTCCCATCGCCAGCGAATCGTCCGCGGGCACGACGCTTGAATGCATGGGCAAGAAATGGACGGTGCTTCCGTTGGACGAAGCTTCGTTCGCGGGCGCGGACGTTGCCAGCTTTTCGGTCGGCGACGCGCTTTCGAAAGAATGGGTGCCGAGGATTCTCGAAAAATATCCGGCGATTAAAATCGTGGACAAGTCTAACGCTTTCAGGATGGATCCATCCGTCCCGCTTGTGGTCGGCGGCGTCAACGACGCGGCGGTTCCCGCGGGGTGCAGGCTCGCGGCCAATCCGAATTGCACGACAATCCAGCTTGCGCTGTCGATCAAGCCGCTCCAGGACGCATTCGGCGTCCGGCGCGTCATCGTTTCGACATATCAATCCGTAAGCGGTGGCGGACGCGAATGCGTGGAT
This is a stretch of genomic DNA from bacterium. It encodes these proteins:
- a CDS encoding 4-hydroxy-tetrahydrodipicolinate reductase gives rise to the protein MSDLIKVGVMGAAGRMGREIARALAADPELEPAAAFDVAFVGEDWGALAGIGALGVTVCGDIDTFLIAGPAMVVDVSTGPAAAQNAPKVLERGIPLVIGATGLPNASLDAIGNTAEKAGVCCLLVPNFSIGANLMIALSRRAAPFFSAAEVQERHHPAKKDAPSGTALFTVSEIAAANPQIASAESEHEIVAGARGAKLDEVRIHSVRLPGILAEQTVTFGGPGEVLEITHRAISRECYMPGVIWALKHVRTAPAGLLIGLDQVLGIARE